caaaagagaaggttagagaaaaggttgctagcattcctcaAAGTGATATCTCTCAGTTACTTTCTCAGTattaccaaacgtgggaaaggaatcttccatttcttaTCCCTTGAAAAATGACATGGAAAATAATTTCCTCACAAATTCATTCAGTGAACCAAATGTGAAAAGTGAGTTAAAAAAGTCCTCCCTAGTACCTACAAAAGCATATTTTATGCCTCAAATTTCCAAGGTTTGGCTTGAACTGAAAGCAAGGGATTCGTAGAATGTACAAgaaatttcctctttttctgtttttcaaaAAGCCAAAGTATCATTTAAATGCTTTTGACAAACCAAAGCGATAAGTATTCTGTCAATTTTCAATGGCTTGTTTGAATGCTCAAATGCAATCTCCATGATTTAATGCAATCTTTATAAAAGTTACTGTTGCCTTTTCCCTTTGTCAAAAGCTGACAGTATATCTGAAAACTACAagaaaagtaattaaatactGATTATCAACTATTAAAGAatttgattgagaaaaatTTATTATCAAAGCCTTTGCGATATTCCATGCTTGAAGTACAAGAACTTTGGGTAAGGAATGTTTTGCGTTTGCTTCTTTGAAAAAATACTCAAGGTTCATGAATTCATGTCTAAACCTCTATTTCTTATTcaccccaaaaataaataaatcaaagttCTCTAAATTCAAGATTGAAGCCATGAACCTTCTGcagtcttttgttttttttgtcattcgctAAGAAAGAGGAGAAAGAATTATATTAATTTGCCTTAAGATTGTCTTTTACTTGAATCGAGCTTGAGTGCACTTTATGAGAGGAAGAATTTAACTAACTTTTTCACTGTAGTGCCATGCGTGAAGGCTGTAGAGAGCGTAGACCATGCTATGCCACACAATGGGTTTTTGACATGTTCTATCTAGTCATTTATTAAAGCCAATGCCATCAAATTTAGGCACTGGGGTCCAATTTGGGCCCACAGACGATTTGGGCCAAAGAACTGCAccacaaaactttttttctctcGCGTAGTTACTACAACCATTGCCCACATCCCAGATATCACGAGACTCTTGTTTTTGACTTTTGTAATTTACTTCATAAATTAAAgggttaattgttttattagtCTCTAAATTTAAACCTGATTTGTATTTGAGCtcataaattttcaaaatcgttttcgtggtcctttaacttcactttcgttaggacaaaCAGTCATGcagtcaattttgttaactttttctgttaaatgcaggggcaaaatggtatatttatatatatattttttaaatgagtaaaaaatcatatctttaaaataaaaataaaagaaaatcaaataaaaaatcaaccaaaaaaaaagaaaaatcaagtttggGAGGAGTTGAAATTGggatagagagagaggagagagttcaattttaatttttttattcatatttttatcaatttaatacaaaaatataattttgcccctgcatttaacagaaaagttaacaaaattgacggcatgATCATTTGTCCTAATGAAACTGAAGTTAAAGGGCCACTAGAgcgattttgaaaattgagggaCTCGAATGCAAATCGAATCTAAATTCAGgaactaataaaacgattattCCTAAACTAAAgttgaataaatatttgaaatatattaCTTCctattgccaattggtttcaGGGATACTCGGATTCTATTGGATCGGGTTAGCATCAGGCAAactctccattttcttttttcctttgttggGTAAACAAACACCAGCAAGATAAAGAAAAGAGCAGTTTTCAACATTGAAAACACAAGTCAATACATGCAGCCCAGCACACGAACTAaacttttttctgtttctttttatgCTTATAGCAAGACTTAATGTAGGTTCTGCCACTCATTCATTCCGCCACGATGCCATTTGAGATGCTAGAGCTTATGAGCACACACGTACAACATTTCGATAAAACAAGCAACTAGATCGGTAGCTAAGCCCTGCTCCAGAACATAGAAGCATTCTTAGTTCTGCTAATGCTACCATTATAGAATCTTGATGCTGGTAAATGGTAATGTAAAAAATGTTGCACGATCATGTGAGCCATATGAGTATCCTTAGTTCTGGTAAATATCAGAACCGGACTCCCATCATCTTGCAGCTTCATCTGCAATCTCCAGTGACAGAAAATGATACTTCTAAACATTTGCTCTTCCACCGGCATGAAATCCATCACCGTAGTCGCAGGGGAAATGGCACCACCACATGCTACAAACGTTGATTCTGCACAGGAGAGATGGCACTTGTTTAACTCTCTTGCATGCAGAACTGGAAGAGGAAAGCACTGCATGAATATTGCAGCAACGAGTAAAACATTACACTCAAAACTTGTGTGGGTTGagatttttctctttctgtgctctacatatatatatagaaagaaAGATCTTTTCTAGACAAGGTAAAGCTAagttaaaaaacaaaagccttTTTAGTAATTGGttgctttttctttgcttttggctTTGCTTTCGATAGTTGTTTTCCATTTCTCAATCATTTTTTCTAACCTTTGTCAATGGTGCGGCCCTCATCACATCATCGTTGAAAATGAGTAGCAACATGATTATTGTTTTAACTCCACTGACAGCGGTGGAAATGCAACAATAATGCAACAATAATGATTCAGAATTCTAACCTTAGACACAGAACTAGGACCTTTTGGTTGGGCCAATGCAAGCTTTTAGCCTGCCCATTAGTGATGCACATCTCTTCATACAAAAATGAATCTTCCTTTCTGCTTAGGGAGACTCTAGAGAACCTAACTGCACCAGCAAGATCAGTCCGGCATCTATTTTGATTCACTTGGGTGGTCCAGTGGTAAACATTAAAAACAGTTCATttcaaatataatcatatgcATTTCGCCTCAAAATTGGTTGCTATGCCGTTTTCTGGACACACctattttaatctttttcttttctaattttgcTGCCCCTGTTCGCTCCATACCGAAAATGGAAGGCAACAAAAAAGATTCTCATACGCCAGTCCTCCCCTAATTAGCCATTAACAAGATGATGAGAACAAATATCATGCTAGTGAATCTTGAAGAACCGAAAACGAATGTCAATCTCAATTTGCCCCATGGAACTCAAATTTTCTCACTTAACGCTCTAGAACCTTACTTCATGTCCCGCTTTGTCTTATTTCGTCAANNNNNNNNNNCCTGAATGGGCTTTGGCACAGCGCACTTGACGAGGCTCTCACGAACAATGAAAGTCTTTTTGAACCCTACGCGTTTGGTGCACGCATTCTTggtagtttcaattttgtggAAGAAAATCGTTACTTGTGGTGCCATGGTATCTGGTTTTGTTAACCtgtgaaaaacacaaacaaacattAGTCACTTTATGATTGGAGATGAAAAGGTAAATGGgtcccactgggcgtgccaaaaattatgttgaaggaaaatggtgatcttcctaatataatttcaccaccactaattaaataatggggttttattattttaggttcgacccattcgagacgcaagtctcttaattacaatcccttgcttcaagggaaaaccctttgattccatcataaagaaacagaacgtgtgtgtttgattttgcagctgctcccaagtccaacctcaggatgcctacgtatcctttgcgggaatcaagccactcgtagttcaaagattcatgatgaataaatgactcatcacaaaacgaagaatttgaatgggtttgattgaggagtttgagtgaatttagctgaataaaccagggattcgatatggaaatacgtttgggatggttgcatctagattgaatctctagattgcctacgtacccttttaaggggatcaaaccaacgtagttcgaaaggattcgatatggaaatatgtttgggatggttgcatctagattgaatctctagattgcctacgtacccttttaaagggatcaaaccaacgtagttcgaaaaatttagaaattaatgggtaagtgtggcccaataatttagagttggtgtctttgagacaatttgaagattttcataggtagatgacccaataatttagaatttgtatctttgagataatttggggattttcataggtaggtgacctatgggaaaattttgaaattaatgggtaagtgtggcccattaattgagaatttatgtttgagatatttgaatttaatctcactGGAATTTCCATGGGTGGATGACCCATGGGAAaaatttggatggttttgtaccactttttctttttgtcaatgtctagaaaattaatgagcaattttgattaacccactaattttctaaaattgacaTTATTTGCAATTGGCCCAAATATGGCTATGAGGGTTGTTGAATTAAACCATTAACCATATGATAGAAATTTTGGGCCTTAGGaaatttaatgggtaattATTTGGGTTACCCATTAATTATATGGGCTTCTGAGAGTAAATGAATAATTATTCTCTGACAGCCCATGATcctattttgggcttttgatgTTTGTTGATAGTTAGCCCATAAGCATGAggcccaaaaataaaatctggTCCAGCAGGCGATTAGCTATCCAACTCTTTACAGGGTTTGTTTCCAAGTAAAAGTCAGACCTTGCAATCCTATCTTTATCTGGAATACTTGTGATCAGTCCGAATTGAAAACAAACACTGTTACTGTTCaatctttaaaagaaataatatacaGTCTTTGCAAACAAATAAAGAGAAagccagaagaaaaaaaagccagaaggaaaaaaaaaagaaactgccGAACATCAAAAAGGTTTCAGCTTTTTGTCTCttttcctcatttttttttctctgtaaCAGCATGgtcttgtccttttttttttcttccaactcCAGTTGTTTTGTCCTTGGAAAGacaccttctttttttggcgtcaccttcttcttttctttttttatgtttttggcttgtcttcttcttcttcttggtggCAACACCAAGTcctttgctttgtttttttcttccaatttcagCAAAGTGGCTGACGCCacttctcttttccttttttttttgctttttggctTGTTGGCTTTTCTTCTCCTGTTTCTTCTTGATCTGCAACAATTTCAGCAAAGTGGCTGACGCcactttaatttctttccccttttttttttgcttattaactcttcttcctctgtttcttctgctgctttctttttttttctttgcttttggtttgctGTGCATCCAGAAGTCACCAACAGGAACGTGGCtatccttttttcttccttgGTTTTGATTGTTCACAAACAATCCCCAGATGAAGAATTCAAAGGATAGGCTGCACAAACGTGGCCTCCCTTTTCAAgcacaatttatttttatctgcTGTGAGATTAAACCCTCAGTGATtttgtttgtgggttttgtaccCAAATTGGATTTATGCTCTTGAGAACTTACTGAATGAATTTTATGCCCAAAAATAGATATACCATTTAGGGTATTTGATTGAGGGTTACACACCCATGATGGATTTTGTATCCAATATTTTGTAtccatttcaaaggattttcttttgctcgGCAGAGCTTTGTTAAACAGAAATCCTTTCATGGATTTGTTGTTCATGATttaagggttgccacccattaTGGATTTATCATCCAAGAGAAGGATTttagggttgccacccaacaagaattaattgacagGATCAATCTACCTGTGAAAATGTCTCTTCTTGTATTTGtgctcctgcaattttccttctgcaacaattttcttcttctgtcgtcttctcctctttttctgttctgctctctcttcctctttttctgttctgctctctcttcctcttttttttatttctctttaatgcagaatatttatattacAAAAATGAATAACCAACTCCCCCAAAAATAGGAGCCACTCAACCCACTTAAACATTTTCATTGGTTGGAGacccccacctttttccaaacttccccccaccttttttttaatcccaCGTTccaatgtgattttttttattccaacatGGCATAAGCCCACTTATTTGTTGTATTTGTCACACATTACCACATACACAAAagtcaatttttatttttgttttgcttttgtcaaAGTTAGGAAGGGGGAAGGggaaaactcacacacaccGGTACCATTAAGGTTTGAACCCATGATCAGTTGGGAGCACACCAAAAGAGCAAATCTAATTAACACTCCATTAATACTTGTTAAAAACACAATTCATGAATCATGTCCCACCTGAGTGATGGTTTGGGTTGGGCGTGCTGAGGAAAAAAATCCAAGTCTCAAATGGAATTCTAGGTGgtgaaggagagagagagaatgatgTTTGGGCAGGGGTGGTTGTTTGAGTTTTAATAGCTGAAATTATTAAAATGTTCATGCTATTTCAGCAAGTTAAACAGATTTGTTAACAGAGTTGACGAAATAAAGCAAAGTAGGACACAAAATAAGGTTCTAGAGTGTTAAGTGAGAAAACTTGAGTTTCATGGAGTAAATTGAGATCCACGTTTGAGTCAACACTTGAGTCCAATTTGGGCCTACAGACGATTTGGGTCTAAGGACTGCATGTCCCACAAAATTTAGGGAGCACGAGTActtccctttcttttccatatttataatattgtccatatattcttttttaaaaattgaagaatCTGCATATGAAGTTATGTGTTCAAATCCCCCTCTTTTCAATATTGCTTATATTAGAAGAAAAGTGAAGAATGTGTTAATAAGAAATGAAACAACACTATAGAATTTGCGAACAGTTCTGAATGAGTTGCCCAACACTTATTTTGAACTCTGCCAGGGAGACAGAGAACATCAtgaatgaatttgaattgCCCTCCTTTTGTTTTGACTTGAAGGACTCATTTTCCTTCAGCCTTTTGCAATTTTATGTCTCCAAGCTTAACTTGGGAGACCACTTTTTCATCTAGACAAGGGCGGAATCAAGAATTTTTTAATGGGTGGGCTAGCTAAAGTTATAgtttaaaatctaatgataatttttattttattttttggtactAACagtttctatatttttttttttatagaaataaaagtatacattaaatcatataaatcacatcacaagaaaaaaaatggaattagAGCCATATTATTCACAAAAGGGtgaattttatttagaaaaaatgTTCTCTTTTGGAGATACGTTAATGAAAAAGGATTAAAATTGATGTTTAGGACAAACTTTGACACCAAATACAAATGTGGAAGACCTTTGACTACGCCTATTGGTGTGGTAGGATATgcaattgtatatatatttttatttatttttagtttaaaatattaggctatatttgtttaattatttttttccccaaaaccTTCCCTAAGCTACAACATGGCAACCCTTGGACTAGTTCCGCCCCTGCATCTAGGTTGAcaaaacatttttatttttctgtcaTGTAGTTACTACAACCATTGCCCCCATCCCAAATATAAAGACAGAGTTGCAGTAGAGCTAAAAATAATGTGGGACCCACCACTTATAGGCCACGGAGACTCATTGTCAAGGCGGAAACTTTATGACAACGCCAACAATTACCACAATAAGTTATTTTGTGGACAATTCGTGGCCAACACCATTTGATCACTGATTGTCAGTGGCCAATATGAATATAGGCCACGAGCTGTCTGTGGCTTATAATGAGATTTTCTAGTAGTGACTCTTGTCGTTGACTATAACACCAATAGAACAACTGGTATGATAAATCTTTTTCTCCATGTAATTTACTTCATAAACTGaaactgaataaatattagAAATATATTTATGTCTTACTGTCTATTGCCAATTGGTTGCAAGGATACTTGCATTCTATTGGATCGGGTTAGCATCAGGCAAACTCTCCATTTTCGTTTTTCCATTGTTGGGTAAACAAACATcagcaagaaaaagaaaagagctGTTTTCAACATTGAAAACACCAGTATATAGATACACCAGCACACGAActaaactttttttgtttctttttatgcttatatagcAAACTTAAATGTAGGTTCTGCCACTTATTCATTCCACCAGGATGCCATTTGAGATGCTAGAGCTTATAAGAGAATGAACtcaagaggaagagagagggaTGAGAACAGAGAGATTAAGAACAATTGCCACAATCAAGATGATACGTTCTCAGTATTATCTGCAGTATAAATATTGGTACATGGGTTAGACTTTCTCAACCCACATATATTACAGAGGACTTGACAATTAATCATTCTGGCTGATGAATGACGTGCTTGTGGTTAGGAGGCTTCTAAGGCTGATGTAATGGGATCAGCTGATTTCATGGGACTGACAGATTGGATGGGATCTGCTGGTGTAGTAATCTCTTTAGAGCTTATGAGACGAACTACATTTTGATAAAACAAGCTACTAGATCGGTTGCTAAGCCCTTCTCTTGGATATAGAAGCATTCTTAGTTCTGCTAATTTCACTGGTAAATGGTAATGCAAAAAATGTTGCACGATCATGTGAGCCATATGAGTATCCTAGGTTCTGGTAAATATCAGAACCCGACTCCCATCATCTTGCAGCTTAATCTGCAACCTCCAGTGACATCAAATGATACTTCTAAACATTTGCTCTTCCCACCGGCACGAAATCCATCACCATAGTCGCAGGAGAAATGGCACCACCACATGCTACAAACGTCGATTCTGCACAGGAGAGATGGCACTTGTTTAACTCTTTTGCATGCAGAAATGGAAGAGGAAAACACTGCATTTTTTGTTGCCGTCTAGGATGAATATTGCAGCAACGAGTAAAACATTACTTAAAACTTGTGTGGGTTGAGATTCTTCTCTTTCTGTGTTATGCATATATAGAAAGGAAAGATCTTTCTAGACAAGGTAAAGTTaggtaaaaaacaaaagccttTCTGGTAATTGGttgctttctcttttgctttcttttctttgctttgtgaACAATTGTCAATGTTGCGGCTCTCATCATTCACATTGTTGAAAAATGAGTAGCAACatgattattttttcaactccACTGATAGCGGTGGAATAATGCAACAATGATTCTAAGTTAACCTTGTATGCAAAGAAGTTGAAAAGTAATAGGATCCTTACCCTCAAATAGCTCCTACTATCTTGTGGGCATAGCTTTTTGAGTTCATTTGACACGAAAACATGCCTATGCTCATGTTGGGCTTTGCATCTTGAAGTTATTTGACTTTCTTACATAAACTGTTTGCGGCTAAGCATCATATTTTTGCGTCTTGGATTTCACAGATTTAATTGTAGCCAACCATGGGGAATTTTGAAAAGTAGCCAAATCTTGGACATGGTCATATGCCATGAAACCCAAGTCAATGGAAGCACATCTGTCAATGGCCTCCCTAAGTCCATGCATTTGTCTTTCACTTCCTTCTCCGCCCACACACTTCATTGAAGAGCCCAGGGCTGTGCAGGATTCAATCCAATCCGTCAAAACGGACTAATTCAATTTAATCCGCAAGATTCATCAATGTATGGTTTAAAAGAATCTTAAGAATATGGTGGGAAATGCTTAGTGGAATAAAATTGCACAGAACTGGACTTCTTGGTTGGGCCAATGCACATATTTTCTTGCAAAAATGAATCTTCCTTTCTACTTAGGTAGACTCTAGGGAACTTAACTGCACCTGCAAGATTGGTCCAACATCTATTTCGATTCACTTGGGTGGTTCATTGGTGAACATTAAAAACAGTTCATTTCAGATATAATCATATGCATTTTCCCTACAAAAATATCTATATAACGCTGTGTTCATCCTTACATGATGTCACACACATTCATACATATAATAACCTTATTTCAAAAAACTTCTTGTATATGGATGAGGCTGTAGATTGAGACCATGTAACAAACTTAGCCATATCTTGTATATTCTTAGCTTTGTCTTCTTAAATTATGATATGAGTCTCTAATTGCCTTCATTTGATTGACAACAACGTTCATCAGCATCCGCTCTGTTGGAGATATTGCAGAGCATGAGAGTCCTAGCTGCATCACTGAAACCAAACATTCCTCCAATCTTCTTGCTTGGACTGGGTAGCCATCCTGATAGCTTGTGCTTGGTCTTGCTCGTATGTCATCGCCGCATCTGTCATCAGCAGCATCTGCATTTACTTTTTCATTGAGCAATGAAGGGTCAACTACATCCCTGGCATGGTCAGGCATCGCCATGGCAGTGATTCAGTGAATGCATAGGCCATCTCTGAAAAGGGATTCTGTAGGcctttttcctataaatattTCTAGCACCAGTATTCCGAAACTATAGATATCTCCCAATAAGGAAACTTGGCATCCCATGCCATACTCTGTCATTGAAAACATACATTAGGATGTAAAAGTCAAATTCGTTTTTAGAACTTAGATCTTACATATTGAAGAGTTTGTGAATACTCTTTTCAAGGAAAAAGAGggcattatctttttctttatttatatgtattatCAGAAGACATGAGAATGATAGAAACTCACACCCGGAGGAATGTAGCCTATGGAACCCCTTAGCCTAGCTGACATGATTTGACTTTGAGATTGAGTATTTGATGCTTCCAAGAGGAACCGTGCTAAACCAAAGTCACCAACATGGGCTACGATATCTTCATCGAGAAGAACATTGCTCGGCTTTAGATCACAATGAACAATGGATGTTTCACAGTGGTTGTGGAGATAATCTAATGCATAATCGACATCAATTGCAATATTGAGTCTTTGTATAAAGCTCAATCTTTTACTTTTGACACTGCTCATCATTTATTGGATACAACCACATGTCTAGACTTCCGTTTTCCATGAACTCAAAAACTAGACTTTCGAAATCATTACCCTGGTTATCAATGCTTGAGCATGCAGTTATGAACTTGAGAAGATTACGGTGTTGTATACTTCTTAAAGCTTTGCATTCATCTATGGAAGCTCTTTTTTGTTGAAGGTTTAATACCTTAACAGCAACTACCTTCCCAGTTGTAGGGATCGTTCCTTTGTAAACAGAACCAAAGCTTCCCATACTAATCATAGCGTCCATAGAGAATCCATTAGTTGATTCAACTGGTTCTAACTTCTAAGTAAGAGACCTGATTTCCAATCCTTATAAGAACTTGAAGCTACAAGTCCACCTCTTGACTTTTTCACCATTAAACAAGTAGCAATGAAGCATTACAAAGCAATTATGAATTTAAGTATCGGAATTACTTCTTTTGGCGCAAGAATTCCTTGAGATGAATGAGGCTTTTTGCGCAAGCATGCAGGTAAAAGTAATTGTGGGATGCCACCACAGAGCCTATGATTTCCGAGAACTGAGAGACCACTAGCATTTGAAACGATCCCTTCTTTAGGCAATTCACCCTCAAAATCATTATAAGAAAGATTGAGATGGTTAAGAGCTCTAAACTTGCCTAAGAAATCAGGAATTTTTCCAGATAAGTTATTGCGTGAAACATCTCTTCCAAGCCTCTTAAAGCTATAAGGGGACTCAGGAATTGTTCCTTCAAATTCATTACTTTAAGTGCAGGCGCTCCAAAATAGTACAACTATCAAGGGTTGCAGGGATTTCACCTGATAATTTGTTTCCGGAGACATCTAGCTCCGCCAGGTTTACCAAATCTCCCACTTCAGACGGTAGCGAACCAGTCAAAAAATTGTTAGACATGCTCAAAGAAATTGTAAGGGAAGAAAGTGTAAAAAGCTTCTTAGGTCTGGTGCCTGTTAGATTGTTACTAGGAAGATTAAGTAGTTGTAGCTTTTGGCAATTGGCAAGACTTGGAGGTATGCTTTCGCTGAACATATTCTGCTCCATGCAGAGATTTATCACTGAAGTCAAGTTACCCAACATGGATGGGATTGGCCCATCAAATTTGTGAGCACCCAATGCAACTTCTGAATCTTCCCAATCTCATCAGGGCCACTACCACCCAACCCAAGTAGTTATATTCCATTCCAAGACCGACAAAGTTTACAAGATTTCCAATGCCGTTTGGTTGAGTTGCGATATGGTGAATAAACTACTAAAATCTAGAGAGTTGATCAGGAGAAGTTTGAGATGCTCCTTTTAGACATGTTCTCCTGCAGCGGCAGCAGCTAAATTCTGTGTTAACCAAAAATATGATCTGAGagttttttatgtttttccaCAAAGTAATATCCTCTCCTCTGTCGAGTATGTTATTCCAAACAAAAAGTGTGGAAGTGCTTTTGAGAGCATTTCCACCcaatttgccatggcaaaaaGCAAGGGAGACAATGGTTGTTActattttgttgttgcttttctaccccttgccatggcaaagggcaattTTATCCacaacaaattaatttttttattttattttatacttataagattaattttgataatattttcggataagatttccTATTATAAAACCACACCCTCAACTCACACCAATCATCCATATCCTCTCTATCCTTTCATTTatcaaattttacaaaatacATTCTACTTTCAATGTCTTACACGAGGAGGTTATTGGAGACGGCCAAGcgagaaaatgaagaaagaatgCACAAATGTgctgaagaagaaagggaGTGGGAAGCAGCAGATGATCAAGTTGTTTTAGCGATGGTTATGCTCGATCAATCAAGCCAACAAAATCGTGGTTCAAAACTCGGCCGTGGCTCGAACTTGGACAAACGTAGGCACTCttggggtaagaatctcttaGAATGCAGCcctatttgttcaataaaatcatgcatgatgtttgcaattacgacacatacttcgTTCAGAAGTATGATACTCTTGGGGTTTTGGGTCTTCTTCAgaagcaaaaacttacagcttcTTTATAGTTGCTTGCGTATGGTGCATCTGCAGaccaggtggatgagattgctagGATGGGGAAATCCACTATCCTAGAGTACTTGGTCAGATTCTGTGGTGCAATCGAAACTATCTACACAAGGGATTACCTCCACAAACCTATACCTAGGGGCCTCCAAAAGCTTCTACAAAAAATCGAGAAAAGAGGTTTCCCAagcatgattggaagcattgactgcatgcactggccatggtttcccgatctttcTTTTCCATGTCTTGTTTGTGTGCACACTCCATTTCTCTTGCAAACGCGCCATCTCTTGCCTTGTTAGCCTCATCTTTTTTCATATCTCTCTCAATGCGCAGTTGATAGCAATTTGCTCCAAAATTTATGTACATTCATTGTTCGAAATGCTCCTACTCTTGGCCTTTGTttcctttctcccaataggcctcGGCTCTCTTTGGATTGGCAAGTCTTGA
The window above is part of the Prunus dulcis chromosome 1, ALMONDv2, whole genome shotgun sequence genome. Proteins encoded here:
- the LOC117627851 gene encoding probable LRR receptor-like serine/threonine-protein kinase At3g47570 codes for the protein MEQNMFSESIPPSLANCQKLQLLNLPSNNLTGTRPKKLFTLSSLTISLSMSNNFLTGSLPSEVGDLVNLAELDVSGNKLSGTIPESPYSFKRLGRDVSRNNLSGKIPDFLGKFRALNHLNLSYNDFEGELPKEGIVSNASGLSVLGNHRLCGGIPQLLLPACLRKKPHSSQGILAPKELEPVESTNGFSMDAMISMGSFGSVYKGTIPTTGKVVAVKPSNVLLDEDIVAHVGDFGLARFLLEASNTQSQSQIMSARLRGSIGYIPPGSMAWDAKFPYWEISIVSEYWC